Part of the Lotus japonicus ecotype B-129 chromosome 6, LjGifu_v1.2 genome, TGCTTGCGAGCATGCTCTGGAATTAGCCGATTGATTACGTCAGAGGGGATACCAGAAAGTTCTGCATGAATGAGCATACAAGTCAAGAACGGCATGGCAGGGGGTAAAAGACCAAAGTATCAATGCAATACTCCATCagtttcaaaagatttagccTAATGCTTAAAAATATACTAGATGGTAACGGGTAAATTagtcaaaaaaaatatacaggAAAAATAGGAAATCAAAGAATATGAATAATAAATGCAAAACCAAAAGGCTCAAGGATGGGGGAATGGGGACAACAAGGACAAGAGATTCTCTCATAAAGACAAGGCAGAAAACGTTGTTTGGTGCACTCCTGGTCCTGGCTAACGACATGGTGGTAAGTGATGCTAAAATGCCTATAATCATTAGGTAAAATAAACCTCATTTTTATTTGTACTGTACGTATTCAGAATTTGCATCCCCCATAAATTCCTTTATAATCTGAGTTGGTGACCACAAAACATGGGACTAAAacctttttttcttcatttttctttcctaTATGGGAACACAACTTCGTAACAAATCACGTCCATGTTATGAGACAACTCTACTAAGGGTTTACTGCTTTAAATAAAGCTCTTTCAAAGAACTTCAATACTAGATTTGTGTGAATTCTCTGAGTTTGAGGTAGTAGTTTAACTTACCCTGAGGTTTAAAATTAAACAGCGGAGGAAGGGGGCGACCATTAGGAAGGCGGGTGTTCGGGTCCCTCAACTCATCAAAGAAGGGATGAATGCAAGCTTCCAACTGCAATGTCAGCATCAAATAATTTAATGATAATGGTACTTCCAAGATGAGAAATTGAGAATAGCATACAGGAACAAAGAAACAGAGAGGCTAAACTTACAGCAGTACATCTCAAATTAGGAGAGTACTGAAAGAACCTACAGACAAGATCCACTGCTTCTGGGGGCAAACGTTTCTGAAAGACCTGTCAAATTAGAATAGTATAGTAAATCACTCATGAAAACAAGAAtcccatttcaaaaaaaattacaaatactTAGCATATGCTCAAAATTGATTGGCTTTCCAAACATGTGTATCTATAAGGGTTTTGAAATATGCAGCCATAACAATCTTAACTTCTAACAAAGTACTATGCTGTTAACCCCTCCAGAACAAGGAACTACTAAACGCTGTCAATATCTACCTACACTAATCTACAATTTTTGCATTAGTCTCACATGATCCTTGACATTTGTCATAACTGGTCCCATCCCATGCCAGGCCAGGCCAACAATCCAGTGCGGCAGACTTATCAAACTCAAATAAATAAGCTGACTACCCATACTCAACTCTACCTAATGCCACAACAACTCAGGAACTGAACCACATTAACCTACTACATGTACCCAACAGGTCCCACACACATACATGgatcaaataaatataaaatgccACAAGaataaatgtgaaaaaaaaaaagaaactataGAAAAAAATTCAGAAAGACTTGGCACTTGGcagattaaaataatatcataaTAGAATGCTCGCACAAAGAAGACAACTACATGAATACCAATTTCCTACCCAAAATGTAAAAAAGTAGAcaggaatgttttttttttaaatggaaaaataaaagctGCTGGATAGGAGAGAGAGGTATTAGAATATCATATCTTTGAGTAATTTAAGGTAATGTagattactcttttttttttggcctTTGACGGGTGTCCCTACCCCCCTATAAGGACAAGACTAATCCGTTTGGAAAACTGTGGCAGTCCCTTCCAACATATAACTTTCCCAGGGTTTGAACTTGTGTCTTCACCCTTATGAGAGTCTAGCTTTGCCTACCACTAGACCAACACTCTGTTGGTAATCTAGATTATTTTTTAGATTGGTTCCTTTATTTCCTAATTTATATTgatttatttccttatttactTAGGATTATAGGACTTAATTAAATACTAGCTGATCTGTATACAGAGTTAGCATAAATCCTGAATTTCTACAAACATTCACAGTAAACTGTAGAATGTTATCAAAGCACAAAAGAGTGAACCTTGTGCCATGGATGAGGCTTGATCTGTGGAAACTTAAATTCAGTATAGTTTGGGTTCATGCATTTTATCTCCTCCCTGGTTGGTGTTCCCAAAACCTGAAATAGAATAACTGAAGTATAAATTTTGTGACTCTTTTGAGGGTATAGTGAATTAAAAAACGTGTACGACATTAGCACTACCAGAACTAGAGAAATCTAAATTACAAAATGTTAGATGTAAAGAAGAATTTGCTTTTCAAACCAAGAAGAGTTATTCAAGCATCAAAAAGCATCTTTACTATGAAGGCTGGAAATCACCGcacaatatatattatatatatatatatagacacacACACGCCTTTCCTTGAGCCAGAACACAGAGGAAATGTCAAAATTCAGTAACATAAATGATTTCTGGGTTCTGGCAGACCCACCTGAATATACTGAACACAAAGTTTAAATAAAGTTTTCACAAATTCATTGAATATTCGAAAATTACATAATTCTAGGATAGCCCAATCCAGATTAGTGGAGCTTGGAGGGGgtaggagaagaagaaaaagaggagaGAGTGGATGGGGTAGGAGAAGGGGGTGGCTTTAGTCCTCTCAGTGGATCTTTTGATGCAGCAAGGTaggttggagaagaagaagagttagAGGTTAGGATTCTTAGTGTAAGTTCTGGGTTGTTCTCGGTGATGATCAAATAGAGGAAGGAGGGCAAGGTTTGAGTGGAAgggaaaatataattttatagttACAATAAAAATAGTATTTGGTCCCTcaaaaatttgtaaattttggttttagtccctattgACACATTACTCATCATGTCATCTGCCGCATCATCTTCCATTCTTCCCCATGAGGTGGCGGATGATGTGGGCATGCCACATCAGCTCTAGCCAACACAAAAGCAAGTCACATGAGCTTAGGCGAGGACTAAAGCCAGTTTTCTTTTCTGTAACCGTAGGGACGGGAAAAAAAATCTGACGAAGGACGAAAACCAAAATTCAATTATTTTacagggaccaaaaacatagtTAACCCTAAAAAATTCACAGATTTATTGAATATTcaaaaattatataattcttgGACAGCCAAATCCAGATTAATTGAAAAACACAGATTGTAAATTGTCACCTTGATGATTTCGACTAGTTGATCAACTCCACTCTCTCCAGGAAACAAGGGCTGCAAATTAAGTTGAACTTCAGGGGAAATGAGAAAGACAAAAGAGAACAAAGGaatgattaaattataaaaatactgTCACAGATTTATTCTAGCATCAAATTACCTGTCCGAGAAGCAACTCAGCCATTACACAACCAGTAGACCATATATCTATGGCAGTTGTATATTCGGTGGCACCAAATATAAGTTCTGGAGCACGGTAGTATCTTGAACAGATGTAAGACACATTAGGTTCTCCTTTCACCTGATGAATTAGAACACGAACAAAACTTCAGAGAAGAAAAGATGGCTTCCAGCAACCACCAGTGCACTTAGCTCAATATCTTACCAACACTTTTGCACTCCCAAAATCGCATAGTTTCAGCTGATGAGTGTGTGGGTTCACCTGACATAAGTAACATGGATTTGAGTACAGCAAATCATAAATGATACACGCACAGGTATACCCGGCCTATATTCTATGAGAAATTACACAGTGATTGCAAGTCTCCTAAATATCCAAGCATCAGATACAACTCTTAAGGTGGACTATTTCCAAATGCACTCTCTAGTTCAAcacttaaataaaaaaaaaaacgagtcCGAGTCTTCCATTGTCATGGAGGAAAAACAAGAAGTATCTATTATCTAATTAATCCAGAAATCCCCTGCTTTCCCTACAAGTCAGATTTCTTACATGGAGGACCCATGGCTTTCTCAATCATGCAGTTTTAAAATTGACATACAATAATAACTACTCAAAATGGAACTGTTCCGTACTTCCTTATAATAGTTCTAAAACCTCCATATATCCATATTAGAGAAGAATAGGCTCCAAGAGAGCAAGAtattacaaattttaaaaaaggttGGCAATTTAAATATTGGGGTTTCAATAATTTTAACCAGAAAAAAGTAAAACGAGAATACCAACGTGCATTAAGTTGTGACATATATACTCTTTCTATTATAAACCATTGTTCTACAGCTTGTGCCTCCATCTAGTAGCTCAAGCTTTTACCTTGACACGCTAGTTGAGCTTCTTAAACCAAGTGTTTAGGACATGTTACTAGTGATAAAAGGGAGcgtttggaagagtttattAAGTTTATCATATAAAATAAGTACTTAAGCAGGTGTTTAGttaagcttatgaaaataagacctacctataagtttttatttttgagcTTATGTTGATAAGTTTCTCATATTAGCTTAGATATGAGCGCTTATATCTACTTATAAgctttttatttcaataaacttaTGAATGCCTATACGATAAGAACTTATTAAAATGAGTGCTTAAATAAGATGTTTATTTAAACGCACGCCAAGTCTAATATTGGGCTTTCAACCCTTATGCTTTTAGAAGAGTTTGATTTGGACATGGACAATTAATTAGGCAGTATACATGAAAGCCAGCTTCAATGAAAGTATGAAACGATCCAGTTCAGTGCAAACTTTGAAGAAAAGTTTAAGATAGCACCCAACGATTAAAGTAAACTATAATTGAAAAGTCTTTggaagagtgatttacttttaTTTGCAAATGCACATACATGTGAGGATATAGGAGCAAGTAGGCATGCATACATTTCATTGACTAAACCTAACTTAACAACATATCAATAACTCAAATAAACATCTTACAAGTAGGTTCTGAGGTTTGATGTCACGATGACAGATGCCAATGCAATTATGAATATAAGCAAGGGCCCTGCATATCTGCGGCCAAAatcagagaaaagaaaaaagaaatttatcAATTAGCAAAGAACTAATAGGAATTTGATCTGTGTAAATCACACAATCCTCTATCTTTCATTTATTGTGGAAATCTATTACCCTTTACCATATAAAAAAAAGCAACATCATTATgatttttttctggttttgaaGATCTCTTTGAAATGTACTCTTATGTGAAACTGGAATACAAATTCATCAAATTAAATAAATCTAAGAATGAGAAACGCAAtatgaaaatttaagaaaaacaGTTAAGCAGGGTTTAAAAATTAGCTTTTCATGGACCAatcatatattatttttaataaaatattacatCAAATATTTCGGGGGATTGCACTCGCTTTTCATACTAGTTTTATACGTATTTGCAGCTTTCTGTTCCCACAGATCTAACTGAAGAGCAAGCAACTACATACCTGGTAAGTATAAAGCTTTACATATATTAAAGGCATTCGCTGGTTAATCCGGCTATAGTTCCTTGCAATTCGATTGACGGTTTCAGGAACATATTCAAGTACAAGATTTAAGTAAAGTTCTTCTTTGTCGGTGGTTGAAAAGAAACAATGCCTGAGGGAAACAATATTTGGATGATCCAACATTTGCATAATCTGCAACTCTCTATTTTTGTAGCGCTTGTCCTGTAGAACCTTCTTGATAGCTACGATTTCTCCAGTTTCCCTACATTTTGCCTGATACCAAAATTAATGCAATGAAAGAGGTACACGTATGTGTTACATTAACAGCATGATGATTAGAgaagatataaaaaaaagaaagtaaGGCGTTGAGGCTCACTTGAAAAACAACACCAAAAGAGCCTGTTCCAACAACGTGCTCCGAAATATAAGTAACATTCTGTGaaaccaaagaaaagaaaagagaactagTTGTGAATAGTTAAAATATGACACGAAGAGGAAGAGCAATCTAATAGCAAATAAGGCAGATTATTTTGACCTGTTTAGATTGAGCATTTGGGGCGGCAATGCTTGTTCTTATGACATGGCCTGTTGTTTGAGCACCCACACCATCAATGATGTCAGGCTCAGGCTCAGGCTCAGGCTCAGGCTCAGGCTCAGGCTCACTCTCCTGCAAACAGGATAGGAAAAAGgcaataagaaagaaagaaattgtCCTTAAATAAGTTATGActtatgaatgaatgaatgaatcagGAAGCAAGTTACTGACTCTGCCAGTGCCATCATCAGGGTCGAGCACCTTGTCTCTCAACCTCATCTCAAGCATCTCTCTACCAAGCCAATCCACAGAAGTAGAAGTCGAagtcgaagaagaagaagaacctccTCTCACCACAGACCTGGAACTGCCAACCCCACCATTTCCAAGGCTAGCAGACGCCATcactttcaaatttcaatcaCTACAAACTTCAATTCAATAATCAGAtctaatccaatccaatccgttAAATTAATATGAAATGAATCAAATCAAAATCACACTCACCTCGAACCACTGCAATTGCAATTGCATTTTACTTTCATCGATCGCACGACCCGATCGTTAATTCAATTCTCTCTtaactctttctctctctctctcaaacttactttcttcttttcctttgGGTTTCTCTCTTACTATTCATTCCTTCATTTCTACTTTTTCAAAGGAAATGATTATAATTACTCACACATACTACTCACTACTCATCCATCCTCTTGCGTACGGATCACAAAATTAATCATACCCGGCCATGGATATCCTTTTTTTTTACAGCATGTCTCATACCCATGGATATCCTTGCACAATAAAACAGACTCATGAGTAAAATTACCCGTATTAacataaacaaataaatttatttaataatatttttcttacAATTCATTATGTTCATAATTATAACATCCATTGTAATGTAATGAGACTAACTAATGcactgatttaaaaaaaattaaacaatattTCATATTTACCCTTATCTCTTTcatcattatattaattgtatTCCATTATCTCTTCAATGTTATCTCAGTCTCTCTTTggataaatatgaaaaaatataataactTTTTCTTGCAATTAGTAAAGGGTCTTATATTAAGGAACGCTAATTTCTTTTAAAGGAACGGAGTTAACATGATAAGTATGTGTTTATCTATAAGAGCTTAATTAAATGCAGACTTCAAAAGGATGATTGGTGCTATGGGGGAGTGTAGGGCTCACTTTAATTAGGCATAGtatttcttttttgaaagaatTAGGCATAGTTTTTCAAATATTGAAAAAGTCACTTTTAGCTCCTCTAGAGTGAAGATaacatttttaataaaataaagtaagtAGTAACAACCTTCATGATTGATaattaaaaaacataataaTTTTATTGTATATTTGTAATTATATGATcacaattttattatttaatttcacAATCAATGGCTACGATAGCttaattttctatatatagtAGAAATCAAATTCATGATACGGAGGTCTCCAAATGGATACCGATCCTCCGTCCCTctacattaaaaataaacacTAGAGTTATAGGCCAGCATAGATGAGTTGGATTGGATGTACTCAGTTGTGGTGTTCTGGTCCAACCTAAATAGTACTGATAAGCTCTTTGAGAATTGGACAAAATGTACTAGTGTCTGATAATCTTAACAAGGATTTATAATTCAACACTTGTGCTGGGAGATTGGTGATTCATAAAATTAACAACATAATCAAGACCCAGCAATGTAACAGCTATGTTCTGATAAGACTGACATAGGCAACACCATACTGtacaatgattttttttaacaatcaATATCCACACAGTAATAACTCCCACAAGACTCTTCTTAATCCTTATTAACACACCATCGATGGCatattggtatcagagctctacaTGAAACTCCGCTAACTAAAGACTGTATACCCAAGCCTGCAATGTCATCCATCAAGTGTTCCTTCGTAGTTGAGCAAAGCTAATCCAAAAATTATCCAGGATAATAAGTAAGCGCCCGCATGTATTTGGCAGACAATAACAAGGGATTGTATGTATGCATTATATAGAGAGAATCAGCTGCCCAATACCCCTTACCAAATAGAGagttttatatataggaaccaAGGAAATAGATGCACGATACCCTGGATATATATATTTACACTAAAGCTACTGAAGATAACTGTGTCAACTTGCCACTATATGCATAGCTATCCATAATTCTTCAAACAGGCATCAACTTGTACCACACGTCTCCAGACCAGGGTTTTCATTTCTCACTTTACCAGCAGGAGCTATCTTCAATGAAGTTATGTCTGAATAATTTAAGCCAAATCAAATGCATCACAGTACTTTCCTCACTTGTATtctaaaagaatttttttttaccacaCATGCTCGTTTACTCAAAAGAATCTGTCAGCCAAAATTAGACAGAATCCAGCAGCTAGCAAATGCATGCTCCAAAATTGTAACTTGTAAGTCAGCAAAGCTTACCACTGCAaggaaaaatcatcaactttGATAGAAGTAAATACAAGATAAGTAACTTAAAACAAACATGAGCActtgaaaaaaaagaaagatattTTCCATACTGAATTAATAAACGTATTGCAACCATTTCACTATTATTACAACTTCCAGGGGAAGGTATAAAAGTGAAGGGCCActagaaaaaaggaaaataataaaCAACAGCTTATGACGCTTAacaataaaatcacataatAAATAAGGTCAAGAGGGAAGTATATCATCCATGTTTCTATTAAAACCATAGTAAACCACTCTTTACAGTTCAAGCAAAATTTCATGAAAGCAACAAAAATATTATGGAGAAAATTGGATGCAACAGTAAAATTCATAGAAAACTAGTCATGCTAGATTCACAGCTATATGGAGTCATAAATACTATTGTAACTTGTTGATGCCGTACTAAGAGATTTCAAAAGGTCATAAAGAGTATTGCTTAGGTATGTCCTAAGAATGGCTCATCGACAAGCATCATTCTAAGTTATGCAATTACGGGCTTAAAGGAAATGCATCTCACCAATCTAAATATTCTAAGTCCCAGAACTTGCTTTTTGAACCCAAACTTGTTTCTGCAATTGAAATAAGAGATCTTGATCATTTATATATTGAACCAGTAAAGAATACAGTGTTGCCGTGCAGAAACCAAATTTAAGTACCTCAATGGAACCATAAGCAGAGGTAATAGATTTTCTAGGATGCTTCCCTTCACTTGAAATTGAATATCCATCAACATCCTTCACCCCATACGTTGGTCCACGACGACCAAAATGTTTATTGACACCTGAACAATCATGAGCAGTGAAATTTAAGCAGAAATCAACCTGAATGTAAGAACAAGAATATCAGAGATTCTTCTTATCAAAGCCAGAAGCCAACCATTTTCTGATGAATGACTGGTACGAACACTTCCAAGAGATTTCACCTCCCCACTTCTTGCACTTGGTGTGTTGTATTTTAACTCTGTTTGACCTCCTGATTCATTTACAAGtaaaaatttcaacttgtgAAGAATACGTGAGAAATTTCCGCAGACAATGGTATTATTTTGCACATTAACATGTTTGAATAGTTAATGAAACGAGTTTCTCAAGTCTATCCCCGTTTACAAAAGCACAAAGGACTAGTCCATAATtgccaaaacaaaaaaacatgtAATGAATAAAACATGTACCTTCCAAGGGATCTACTTGTGAGGAGGCAGAGGATGACAAAGAATCATCACCTCCATTGGAACGATTTGTCCAAACAACACGATCAGGTCTATCCTTATGTCTAACACGTCTCTCCTGCCTCTCACTTGAAACATGCAAATCATGTACACCAATCCTATTCTCTGGTGTCCCATTGGTGCCCTTCAAAATCTGCACAGGAAAGGGGCGACGGGgttgtttttctttctctaGATGAGATGTTTGAATTTGCTGCTCAGAAGAGATCCTGGAAGACTGACTTTGATGCAAATCCTTATTTGAGAGTATGCTTCTTATAATCCTTCCACTGCCTTCATGCCGATGATTCTGTTTCGGAGTTGTTGAACCAATCATCGTTTGATGCCGTGATATACTTTCTAAATCAGATACCTTCATATTAAGAAACAAAGATAATCAAAATGAATCCAAAACAGAACTTTAGCCATAACATAACACGAATCAATACCGTGGTTATCAAATCGAGATACGTATCATGTATCAGAAGACCCTAGATTCTGAATCGTGAATCGTATCGTATAATGTATCGTAAGGTATggatataaaaaatttaactcATAAATTGAATAATAAACTGACATATCATATAAatacacttcaatataattaaaGATTCAAGCCATTAATAAAACTAAACCATGTAAAAAGattataatagtaataatatatgaattattttaatttatattattaaatataattttaaaagaaagtatgcaaaataaaaacacaaatttataattttttagagTGAGATaatcataaataaaaattttgAAACTGAAACATGATGAAGAAGACAAGACCTTGGACGTCAAATTATTATTCAATTTGGCCTAAGGgtagctcacatggttgagctaagggtaattgcaagtgaagggtcagggttcgaaaacatttgcctatcaaaaaaaaaattattcaatttggCCTAGTGCATAGTAGCTTCTAAATAAAAATTTACAACTCGGCTTTGAATATTTTTTCGTAACATAACATCTTTCCGTAACAGAAACATCTCTCCTCTTTCTTCGTTTGCTAGAAGTTCAAACGACGACAGCGCAAGCGAAGAAGAGTTTAGCAACAGCGCCAGGAAGCCCAGAGGACAGTGGCACCACCAAAGACGTGTTCAGGTGACGATGCAAGAAGGCAAAGACAGAGGATGGTCGTGCACTCACGTTAACCGCACAAAACCGGGTCAAGTAACGGGTCTGAAACAGTAAATAGGTCGAAAGCACCCTGGACGTAGTCAATTCCTGTATCATGCGATTCACAAAACCAATTTGATAACTGCGATTCGCAAGCAATTCATACACAAAACAATACAAGCATGCAATATGCATCGCTGAGGGGCAATTCCGGATCGTATCAGGAGGAAGTATCATGTGATACGTTCGATACTAACTACCCTGATCAATACTGAATTACTAACTCATCATATGTTATACCTTATTCAAGTAATTTAGTTGCTCCCAATCAGAACAAGAAAAATGAATAGCTCTACATTCAGCCAAAGTAAGGGCTGTCTCTATTGGTACATATCGACCTTAAAAAAGGGAACCGTAAGCATACTGCATTTTCTTTATCAGATGAGCATTTTAGTCATCATGTGCTTAATAAGGGGTTCCTGATCAATCCTTTGAAATCTTTGCAGCTTATAAATAGAGTTGAACTATGAAGACAAAATCAGAATCTTACATTgattatttctctttctttcccttTAAGAAGCAGTACTTTCTTCTTCCCATTATCATTATTTCCAGCAACTCCTGAAAAAATGGACAGAGTGGTAAACACGTTATTGACAAAAAAGTAAATGGTTAAGTAAATAAGAGAATAATGAAAACAGAATATTTTCAGGGAATTGGAGACGCCACCTCCACCCAACCTTAGCACACACTGCGAATTTAAATTAAAGGAAATGTCGACTCCAAGACAATATATAAACTCCAAAGAAAGCAAATAGAAAATTATCATATGAAAATTTGAACATAAATATCAACCTTACCATTCTCATCAGAAGTTTGATTTCCATCTAACAAAGCCATATTCGAAGTTTTATTTGAAAGCTGCTGATCACCTTGCCTCGAAACCAAAATATAAGTGGGCTTGTCTAAAACTGTAGAACTTTTTCCTGGGTCTCTTGCAACATACTGTTCATCATAAAAGTAAAGACGTAGACATGTTAAAACGCAAAAGAGTGGGAACCAAGTGTTAACACCTCATGTGTGTGCACAATCAATTCCAGCTAGAGAAGTATCAAATAATGATACCATTCCAGAAACAGAGTTTTAAAAAATGCAAAGATCAACAAAAGTTTACAATTTCGGATGGCCTAGTTTTCTCATTTAACAAAATACGGATGCTGTTTTCTGCTAGTTTTAAAATGCTTATATACACACTCACATCAGCACTAAACATAAATAAAAGAGGAATGTAAAAGCCCCACCTTCTCCCTAAAAGAAAATTCAGGTCGGAAAATGAGTCAAAGGGAAGTTTATTAAAACCAAACATGCATGTATGTATCTCGACAACAGGACAAGATAGACCTGTTAAAAGTTCTGCTCAAACTATATAAAAGTGAATTTTTGGTGTAATACAATTTCCAATGAGCTAAGCCTATAACTGAAGGACCAGAATACAATCTTCATCAAGAAAACCTCGTACATAAGGTAAAAAGTAATTTTACCTCAGTCAGTTCTAGAATTCACCTAATCAAGAAATTGAAAATCTTTTTGAATCAAACACACATTCAAAGcaataaaaaatcagaaaacccAGGTGATTACAAATAAATTATTCATTCCAGCTACCAAATATGACTGTGATAGTAATCAAAAAGACTATTTCTTTGAATGCTCAAGAGAAAACTAAAGCTACAAGCATAAATGCACATTACCATTGT contains:
- the LOC130722249 gene encoding shaggy-related protein kinase kappa-like yields the protein MASASLGNGGVGSSRSVVRGGSSSSSTSTSTSVDWLGREMLEMRLRDKVLDPDDGTGRESEPEPEPEPEPEPEPDIIDGVGAQTTGHVIRTSIAAPNAQSKQNVTYISEHVVGTGSFGVVFQAKCRETGEIVAIKKVLQDKRYKNRELQIMQMLDHPNIVSLRHCFFSTTDKEELYLNLVLEYVPETVNRIARNYSRINQRMPLIYVKLYTYQICRALAYIHNCIGICHRDIKPQNLLVNPHTHQLKLCDFGSAKVLVKGEPNVSYICSRYYRAPELIFGATEYTTAIDIWSTGCVMAELLLGQPLFPGESGVDQLVEIIKVLGTPTREEIKCMNPNYTEFKFPQIKPHPWHKVFQKRLPPEAVDLVCRFFQYSPNLRCTALEACIHPFFDELRDPNTRLPNGRPLPPLFNFKPQELSGIPSDVINRLIPEHARKQNLFMALHS
- the LOC130722523 gene encoding regulator of nonsense transcripts UPF3-like isoform X1, which translates into the protein MLDRTKVVLRHLPPTLSQASLVAQIDAAFLGRYNWLSFCPAKFSHKHISYSRAYIDFNTPEDVIDFAYFFNGHVFLNEKGTQFKLIVEYAPSQRVPRHCSKKDARDGTIYKDSEYLEFLELIAKPVENLPSAEIQLDKREAERSGAAKDIPIVTPLMDFVRQKRAAKGHQRPFCNGKVSRRAGTSVNGSPRSASSRRGSGKKRVSTTMYVARDPGKSSTVLDKPTYILVSRQGDQQLSNKTSNMALLDGNQTSDENGVAGNNDNGKKKVLLLKGKEREIINVSDLESISRHQTMIGSTTPKQNHRHEGSGRIIRSILSNKDLHQSQSSRISSEQQIQTSHLEKEKQPRRPFPVQILKGTNGTPENRIGVHDLHVSSERQERRVRHKDRPDRVVWTNRSNGGDDSLSSSASSQVDPLEGGQTELKYNTPSARSGEVKSLGSVRTSHSSENGVNKHFGRRGPTYGVKDVDGYSISSEGKHPRKSITSAYGSIEKQVWVQKASSGT
- the LOC130722523 gene encoding regulator of nonsense transcripts UPF3-like isoform X2, which gives rise to MLDRTKVVLRHLPPTLSQASLVAQIDAAFLGRYNWLSFCPAKFSHKHISYSRAYIDFNTPEDVIDFAYFFNGHVFLNEKGTQFKLIVEYAPSQRVPRHCSKKDARDGTIYKDSEYLEFLELIAKPVENLPSAEIQLDKREAERSDIPIVTPLMDFVRQKRAAKGHQRPFCNGKVSRRAGTSVNGSPRSASSRRGSGKKRVSTTMYVARDPGKSSTVLDKPTYILVSRQGDQQLSNKTSNMALLDGNQTSDENGVAGNNDNGKKKVLLLKGKEREIINVSDLESISRHQTMIGSTTPKQNHRHEGSGRIIRSILSNKDLHQSQSSRISSEQQIQTSHLEKEKQPRRPFPVQILKGTNGTPENRIGVHDLHVSSERQERRVRHKDRPDRVVWTNRSNGGDDSLSSSASSQVDPLEGGQTELKYNTPSARSGEVKSLGSVRTSHSSENGVNKHFGRRGPTYGVKDVDGYSISSEGKHPRKSITSAYGSIEKQVWVQKASSGT